One part of the Paroedura picta isolate Pp20150507F chromosome 5, Ppicta_v3.0, whole genome shotgun sequence genome encodes these proteins:
- the LOC143837154 gene encoding cytochrome P450 2B4-like, producing the protein MAAWPEPFLGALLLLLLLWLLLLRWEKAPPAPLPPGPTRWPLLGSLLQLPGPSLLHRFLALREKYGDIFTIYVGPVQGVVLCGYETLKSALVDQAEAFEGRPKIPTIERTSRGYGIVFSNGKTWKKMRRFALSTLRNFGMGKRPLEERIQEEIQFLVEEFRKTQGSPFDPTFPLRRSVSNIICSVVFGQRFQYDDEDFRKLLDLMQENFRQMESVWVQLYGVLPQLMKYLPGPHNKLFENFEEQMRYVAKIIQQHEDSLDPASPRDYIDAFLIQAQQETGDPGTEFHRENLIISALDLFFAGTETISTTLKYGLLILLKYPHITERIQEEIEQVVGQNRAPSMEDRQRMPYTDAVIHEIQRFIDINSLGVPRSTTRDTVFAGYTIPKGTMVLPLLNSVLHDPTQFEAPETFDPGHFLDEKGSFKKSAAFMPFSAGKRSCPGEGLARMELFLYFTSLLQNFALTSPLSSEDLDISPEYSGFGKAPRQYQLGLLPR; encoded by the exons ATGGCGGCTTGGCCGGAGCCCTTCCTCGgcgccctcctgctgctgctgctgctgtggctgctgctgctgcgctgGGAAAAGGCGCCGCCCGCCCCCCTGCCGCCGGGTCCCACCCGCTGGCCCCTGCTGGGCAGCCTGCTGCAGCTCCCCGGGCCCTCCTTGCTGCACCGGTTCCTGGCG CTGCGGGAGAAATACGGAGACATCTTCACCATCTATGTGGGGCCCGTTCAAGGTGTGGTGCTGTGCGGGTACGAAACACTGAAGTCGGCGTTGGTGGATCAAGCAGAGGCCTTTGAGGGGCGGCCAAAGATCCCCACGATAGAACGAACCAGCCGGGGCTACG GGATTGTTTTCAGCAATGGGAAGACGTGGAAAAAGATGCGCCGTTTCGCTCTCAGCACCCTTCGGAATTTCGGGATGGGGAAGCGGCCCCTTGAGGAGCGGATCCAGGAGGAAATCCAGTTCCTCGTGGAGGAATTCCGGAAGACACAAG GCTCACCCTTCgaccccacctttcccctccGCCGATCAGTCTCCAACATCATCTGTTCGGTGGTTTTCGGTCAGCGCTTTCAGTACGATGATGAGGACTTCCGAAAGCTGCTGGACCTCATGCAGGAGAATTTCCGTCAGATGGAGTCCGTCTGGGTGCAG TTGTATGGTGTCCTCCCTCAACTCATGAAATACCTGCCAGGCCCACACAATAAGCTCTTTGAGAACTTTGAGGAGCAAATGAGGTATGTGGCCAAGATCATTCAACAGCATGAGGACTCCTTGGACCCTGCATCTCCTCGGGATTACATTGACGCCTTCCTCATCCAAGCTCAGCAG GAGACAGGGGACCCCGGAACTGAATTCCACAGGGAAAATCTCATCATTTCTGCCCTGGACTTGTTCTTCGCCGGCACAGAGACCATCAGCACCACCTTGAAATATGGTCTGTTGATCCTCTTAAAGTATCCTCACATCACAG AGCGAATCCAGGAAGAGATCGAGCAAGTGGTTGGGCAGAATCGGGCCCCATCCATGGAGGACAGGCAGCGTATGCCGTACACGGATGCCGTGATCCATGAGATCCAGAGATTCATTGACATCAACTCACTTGGGGTTCCCCGCTCTACCACCCGGGACACCGTGTTTGCGGGATACACAATTCCTAAG GGCACCATGGTTCTCCCGCTGCTGAATTCTGTCTTACACGACCCCACCCAGTTTGAAGCACCGGAGACCTTTGATCCGGGACACTTCCTAGACGAGAAGGGCTCTTTCAAGAAGTCGGCGGCCTTCATGCCATTTTCAGCAG GGAAGCGCTCCTGCCCCGGAGAAGGCCTCGCtcggatggagctcttcctctacTTCACCTCCCTGCTGCAGAACTTTGCCCTCACGTCTCCACTCTCCTCGGAGGATCTTGACATCTCCCCAGAATACAGCGGCTTTGGCAAGGCCCCACGCCAGTACCAGCTGGGCCTCCTCCCTCGCTGA